A window of Deltaproteobacteria bacterium contains these coding sequences:
- a CDS encoding glutamine synthetase family protein yields MFTCKTKNDVLKAVKESKVSFIQYWFTDVLGMQKIFSITPSELEEGLEEGMGFDGSSIQGFARIEESDMIAMADPTTFQLIPWRPSDRPVARMICDILNPDGTPYEGDPRYALKRMLKKIGDMGYTFNVGPELEYFYFANDSETEFLDQGGYFDGLPVDRATDLRRETIFALQDLGIRVEYSHHEVAPSQHEIDLRYDDALAMADKVMTYRTAVKEIARQNGVYATFMPKPIFGQNGSGMHTHQSLFKGSKNAFFDGKDKYHLSKMAKSYIAGLMTHAPEITAICNQWINSYKRLVPGYEAPVYVSWARRNRSTMIRVPMYKPGKEKATRIEYRSPDPACNPYLAFAVMLAAGMKGVEKNYPLPEPIEEDIFEMDENAREKAGITSLPGSLYEALTLVSKSKLVRETLGDHIFQKFIENKKVEWDRFRTHVSQYEIDRYLPIL; encoded by the coding sequence ATGTTTACATGTAAAACGAAAAATGATGTCCTGAAAGCGGTTAAAGAGAGCAAAGTCAGTTTTATCCAATACTGGTTTACCGATGTGCTGGGGATGCAGAAGATTTTCAGCATCACGCCATCCGAACTGGAAGAGGGACTGGAAGAAGGCATGGGCTTTGATGGTTCATCGATTCAGGGATTCGCCCGCATCGAAGAGAGTGATATGATCGCCATGGCCGATCCCACAACCTTCCAATTGATTCCCTGGCGCCCTTCCGATCGACCCGTGGCGCGGATGATCTGCGACATTCTGAACCCCGACGGCACACCGTATGAAGGCGACCCACGCTATGCCCTAAAGCGGATGCTCAAAAAGATCGGTGACATGGGCTATACCTTCAATGTCGGTCCGGAATTGGAATATTTCTATTTCGCCAATGACAGCGAAACGGAATTCCTGGATCAGGGCGGATATTTCGACGGCCTACCCGTAGACCGGGCAACTGACCTGAGGCGTGAGACAATTTTCGCCCTGCAGGATCTTGGAATCCGCGTGGAATATTCTCATCATGAAGTGGCGCCGAGCCAGCATGAGATAGACCTCCGTTATGACGATGCCCTGGCGATGGCTGACAAGGTAATGACCTATCGAACAGCGGTCAAAGAGATTGCCCGACAGAACGGCGTCTATGCCACCTTTATGCCAAAGCCCATCTTCGGCCAGAACGGCAGCGGGATGCATACCCATCAGTCCCTTTTCAAAGGGAGCAAGAACGCCTTCTTTGACGGAAAGGACAAATACCATCTGTCCAAGATGGCCAAAAGCTATATCGCCGGTTTGATGACCCATGCACCGGAGATTACCGCCATCTGCAATCAGTGGATAAATTCTTACAAACGCCTGGTGCCCGGTTATGAGGCGCCCGTGTATGTCTCCTGGGCGCGTCGAAACCGCTCTACCATGATCCGCGTTCCCATGTATAAACCGGGGAAAGAGAAGGCAACACGCATCGAGTACCGTTCTCCCGATCCGGCATGCAATCCCTATCTGGCCTTTGCCGTGATGCTGGCGGCCGGTATGAAGGGCGTCGAAAAGAATTACCCCCTCCCCGAACCTATTGAGGAAGATATCTTTGAAATGGATGAGAACGCCCGGGAAAAGGCGGGCATTACCTCGTTGCCGGGAAGTTTATATGAGGCGCTGACATTGGTATCAAAGAGCAAGCTCGTCAGGGAAACCCTGGGGGATCACATCTTCCAGAAATTCATTGAAAACAAGAAAGTAGAATGGGATCGTTTCAGGACCCATGTGAGTCAGTACGAAATTGATAGATATTTACCCATATTATAA
- a CDS encoding CTP synthase, whose translation MKTKFIFVTGGVLSSLGKGLAAASIAALLECRGLSVTNQKLDPYINVDPGTLSPFQHGEVFVTDDGAETDLDLGHYERFTCTRMGKCNNLTTGQVYFSVISKERRGDFLGKTVQVIPHITDEIKDYIKASASGFDVAIVEIGGTVGDIESLPFLEAIRQFRNEVGKESAIFIHLTWVPYIKTAGEVKTKPTQHSVKALREIGIQPDILLCRTEDFLSDDIKSKIALFCNVEVSAVFTAKDVNCIYEVPLVFHREGVDEKIVDLLNIWTGRPHLEAWEEVVQKINHPPQEVRIAIVGKYVNLTDSYKSLNEALVHGGIANNCRVNLRFVDSEKIEKEGIAHCLDGADGILVPGGFGQRGIEGMITAIQYAREHRIPYFGICLGMQLAVVEYARHICGLEKANSSEFDEETPYPVIDYLPEQRSVTEMGASMRLGAYACLLENESFAFDAYENGEISERHRHRYELNNKFKDILVEKGLHITGMSPDGRLVEIVEIKDHPWFLGCQFHPEFKSRPTNPHPLFSKFIQAALQHHLQRT comes from the coding sequence ATGAAGACAAAGTTCATATTTGTAACGGGCGGCGTCCTTTCATCTCTCGGCAAAGGTCTGGCGGCGGCATCTATTGCGGCCCTTCTTGAATGCCGGGGTCTCAGCGTTACGAATCAAAAGCTGGACCCGTACATCAACGTCGATCCGGGAACGTTAAGCCCGTTCCAGCACGGCGAGGTCTTTGTGACCGATGACGGCGCCGAGACAGACCTGGATTTAGGGCACTATGAGCGGTTTACCTGTACCCGCATGGGAAAATGCAACAATCTGACAACAGGGCAAGTCTATTTCTCCGTAATATCAAAAGAAAGAAGGGGCGACTTCCTCGGGAAGACGGTTCAGGTTATCCCCCACATAACCGATGAGATCAAGGATTACATCAAAGCGAGCGCGAGCGGCTTCGACGTTGCCATTGTAGAAATCGGCGGGACTGTCGGAGACATTGAGAGTCTTCCCTTCCTGGAAGCGATCAGGCAATTCCGGAACGAAGTGGGGAAGGAGAGCGCCATATTTATCCACCTCACATGGGTTCCCTACATAAAGACTGCCGGGGAAGTCAAGACGAAGCCGACCCAGCACAGCGTCAAGGCCCTCCGTGAGATTGGCATCCAACCGGATATTCTGCTCTGCCGGACGGAGGATTTTCTCTCCGACGATATCAAGTCCAAAATAGCCCTTTTCTGCAATGTCGAAGTTTCCGCGGTATTTACGGCAAAGGACGTCAATTGCATCTATGAAGTTCCCCTCGTGTTTCACCGGGAGGGGGTGGACGAAAAGATAGTGGACCTCCTGAACATCTGGACCGGTCGGCCCCACCTGGAGGCGTGGGAGGAGGTGGTGCAGAAGATCAATCATCCTCCCCAGGAAGTGCGTATCGCCATCGTGGGCAAGTATGTAAATTTGACGGATTCCTACAAGAGCCTGAATGAGGCTTTGGTTCACGGGGGCATCGCAAACAACTGCAGGGTAAATCTGCGTTTTGTCGATTCGGAAAAGATAGAAAAAGAAGGGATCGCCCACTGCCTCGACGGCGCCGACGGTATCCTTGTTCCCGGAGGATTCGGACAGAGGGGCATCGAGGGGATGATTACGGCTATTCAGTATGCCCGTGAGCATCGTATCCCCTATTTCGGTATCTGTCTGGGGATGCAGCTTGCCGTGGTGGAGTATGCCCGCCACATCTGCGGCCTTGAAAAAGCGAACAGCTCCGAATTTGACGAGGAGACCCCGTATCCGGTGATCGATTATCTCCCTGAGCAGAGGAGTGTTACGGAAATGGGGGCGTCCATGAGGCTGGGGGCCTATGCCTGCCTGTTGGAGAATGAATCCTTCGCCTTTGATGCTTACGAAAACGGTGAAATCAGCGAACGGCACCGCCACCGTTATGAATTAAATAACAAATTCAAGGATATCCTTGTGGAAAAGGGGCTCCATATCACGGGAATGTCACCGGATGGCCGTCTGGTGGAGATTGTGGAGATCAAAGACCATCCGTGGTTTTTGGGATGCCAGTTCCACCCCGAATTTAAATCGCGCCCGACGAACCCCCATCCCCTCTTCAGTAAATTTATCCAGGCGGCGTTGCAACACCACTTGCAAAGAACATAA
- a CDS encoding FAD-dependent oxidoreductase — translation MSNKPTIIVPGMEKGIRVDSRILEERIQKAVSDGHRYIEIIAHGQHGIGGRLWKTGIDPVTVRVLGTSGQRLGSMGFPNTFIDVIGPVSDDVGWLNAGAHIVVRGNATNGAGNAMAQGKIFVAGDTGARAMTMTKHNPRFDPPELWVLGSVGDSFAEFMAGGIAVVCGYDTSRTDNVLGYRPCVGMVGGKIFFRGHHKGYSDADARLTKPDDDEWQWLTFNIKDFLDTIDRSELYPILTDNREQWQLLVVRKPHEKFGGTSRRMNQFRKEVWDRELGPRGLIGDLSDMDRCPIDVITTGILRRFVPVWENDKYLPPCQAHCPTGIPVQKRWELIRKGLIEQAVDLALSYTPFPATVCGYLCPNLCMENCTRQTDRLPSVDVSLLGRASLKAQTPEPAPKTGKKIAVIGGGASGLSVAWQLWMKGHEPHIYEMRDRLGGKITDMIPRSRIPDEVVEHELNRVSEQISHINVKHPLTQEEFLQLKEKYDFIVIAVGAQKPRMIPVPGNERAIPALDFLRNSRVDHVKVGKQVVVIGAGNVGCDAAAEAVRLGAKEVTLIDIQEPASYGKERKAAEAAGAKFLWPRFTKAITEEGVLLADGEVLPADTVIVSIGDQPDLDFLPENMATDRGFIVVDDHFQSSDPHVFAIGDAVKLGLLTDAIGAGRLAATAIDDVLKGRYETFDKLPPIDPDRVKLEYYDPRILTFDDPASCASQCASCGACRDCGLCETICPQSAIARRQLDNDAFEYSVNDDRCIGCGFCAGACPTGVWRLIENKPLE, via the coding sequence ATGTCAAACAAACCAACAATCATCGTCCCCGGTATGGAAAAAGGTATCAGGGTCGATTCAAGGATTCTGGAAGAGCGTATCCAGAAAGCCGTCAGTGACGGGCATCGGTATATAGAAATTATTGCCCATGGTCAACACGGTATCGGCGGCCGCCTGTGGAAAACGGGGATAGACCCCGTTACGGTAAGAGTGCTGGGAACTTCCGGACAGCGGCTCGGTTCCATGGGGTTTCCCAACACATTTATTGACGTTATCGGGCCTGTCTCCGATGATGTGGGCTGGCTGAACGCCGGCGCCCATATCGTTGTTCGCGGCAATGCAACCAACGGTGCGGGAAATGCCATGGCACAGGGCAAGATTTTTGTTGCAGGCGACACCGGGGCGCGGGCTATGACCATGACAAAGCATAACCCCCGTTTTGATCCTCCGGAACTGTGGGTGTTGGGAAGCGTGGGAGACTCATTTGCCGAGTTCATGGCCGGAGGGATCGCTGTTGTCTGTGGGTATGATACGTCCCGAACTGATAACGTCCTCGGTTACCGCCCATGCGTCGGAATGGTGGGGGGGAAGATCTTCTTCCGGGGGCATCATAAAGGATACAGTGACGCAGACGCACGGCTGACAAAACCCGACGATGACGAATGGCAGTGGCTGACCTTCAATATAAAGGATTTTCTCGATACCATCGACCGTTCTGAATTGTATCCGATTCTGACCGACAACCGGGAACAGTGGCAGCTCCTCGTGGTCCGTAAGCCTCATGAAAAGTTTGGCGGGACTTCACGGCGTATGAACCAATTCCGTAAAGAAGTCTGGGATCGGGAACTGGGTCCGAGGGGACTGATTGGTGATCTCTCTGATATGGACAGATGTCCCATCGACGTGATCACAACAGGTATATTGCGTCGTTTTGTACCTGTTTGGGAAAACGACAAGTACCTGCCGCCCTGCCAGGCCCACTGTCCCACCGGTATCCCTGTGCAAAAGCGGTGGGAACTGATCCGCAAGGGGTTGATAGAGCAAGCCGTGGATCTCGCGCTCTCCTATACACCGTTCCCTGCAACCGTGTGCGGGTATCTGTGTCCGAATCTCTGTATGGAGAACTGTACTCGCCAGACAGACCGGCTCCCTTCGGTGGATGTCTCGCTGCTGGGCAGGGCCAGTTTGAAGGCACAGACGCCGGAACCCGCCCCGAAGACGGGTAAGAAGATCGCGGTCATCGGCGGCGGCGCATCGGGGCTTTCCGTTGCCTGGCAGTTGTGGATGAAGGGACATGAGCCGCATATTTACGAGATGCGTGATCGTCTCGGCGGCAAGATTACCGATATGATTCCCCGCAGCCGCATTCCCGACGAGGTAGTTGAGCATGAATTGAACCGGGTGAGCGAACAGATAAGCCACATCAATGTGAAACATCCTTTGACACAGGAGGAGTTTTTACAGCTCAAAGAAAAGTATGATTTCATTGTAATCGCCGTGGGAGCGCAGAAACCGCGGATGATCCCTGTCCCCGGGAATGAGAGGGCGATTCCCGCACTCGATTTCCTCAGAAACAGCAGGGTGGACCATGTCAAAGTTGGGAAACAGGTTGTCGTCATCGGAGCGGGCAATGTGGGCTGTGATGCCGCGGCGGAGGCTGTGCGTCTGGGAGCGAAAGAGGTGACCCTCATCGATATCCAGGAACCCGCATCGTATGGAAAGGAAAGAAAGGCCGCTGAAGCCGCAGGAGCCAAGTTCCTCTGGCCCAGGTTTACAAAAGCCATTACCGAAGAAGGAGTTCTGCTGGCGGATGGGGAAGTACTGCCGGCAGATACGGTCATTGTGTCCATCGGCGATCAGCCTGATTTGGATTTTTTACCGGAGAATATGGCCACAGACAGAGGATTTATTGTTGTGGACGACCACTTTCAGAGCAGTGATCCCCATGTGTTTGCCATCGGTGACGCCGTCAAACTGGGTCTTTTGACGGACGCCATCGGCGCGGGACGCCTTGCGGCGACGGCCATCGATGATGTGCTGAAAGGGCGGTACGAGACCTTTGATAAGTTGCCCCCCATTGATCCGGATCGGGTGAAGCTGGAATACTATGATCCCCGCATCCTCACTTTTGATGATCCGGCATCCTGTGCATCACAGTGCGCTTCCTGCGGGGCATGCCGGGATTGCGGTCTCTGTGAAACAATCTGTCCGCAAAGTGCGATTGCAAGACGTCAACTGGACAATGACGCCTTCGAATACAGCGTCAACGACGACAGGTGCATCGGTTGCGGTTTCTGTGCCGGGGCATGCCCAACGGGGGTCTGGCGGCTCATTGAAAACAAACCGTTGGAATAA
- a CDS encoding AAA family ATPase has product MIARNITSTILEALSDTPIVFLRGARQTGKTTLVKELARSNHPADYITLDSAGALSAARNRDKTIINSCCS; this is encoded by the coding sequence ATGATCGCAAGAAACATTACATCGACAATTTTAGAGGCTCTGTCCGATACACCTATCGTTTTCCTAAGAGGTGCACGGCAGACGGGGAAAACCACCCTTGTCAAGGAGCTTGCCAGATCCAACCACCCTGCTGACTATATCACTCTTGATAGCGCCGGCGCACTTTCCGCAGCACGGAATAGAGATAAAACTATCATCAACAGCTGCTGCTCGTGA
- a CDS encoding glutamate synthase, with amino-acid sequence MCRLFAVTSTDPLSPMVPLRAVDVMKEGHDGSGVGLFMTDLGGEFEKFKREPILSGIFSNEGIKTLDRYMMDLDFMVKYKLSIRPGKEPPVGTPRRDNYLIRVYEYPPDWASFSEAELQYRLMMCRLQLRKMGEEDGSMAIFSFWPDVIMVKEVGDPMTVADYLGLNRKELQARTMLVQGRQNTNYAINIYACHPFFIQGIATMTNGENTAFIPIREFLMSRKFPGYAGYQSDSEVFTHILHYTKNHLGMGLDMYKHIITPLKDEEIENHPNAIWLRRIKQSCRPLIIDGPNCVIGCLPDKTLFMVQDSKKLRPGIVGGNPGMFAFSSEMCGLDATIPARDKSKDFQPMKYDTVSVGPERREVEIWNQGDASPHLH; translated from the coding sequence ATGTGTCGTTTGTTTGCCGTTACCAGCACGGACCCCCTTTCCCCGATGGTTCCGTTACGCGCCGTTGATGTCATGAAGGAAGGTCATGACGGATCCGGTGTGGGGCTATTTATGACCGATCTGGGAGGTGAGTTTGAAAAGTTCAAACGTGAGCCGATCCTTTCAGGTATTTTTTCTAACGAGGGAATCAAAACACTGGATCGTTACATGATGGACCTTGATTTCATGGTTAAATACAAACTTTCAATCCGTCCAGGTAAAGAGCCCCCCGTAGGAACACCCAGACGGGATAACTATTTGATTCGTGTGTATGAATATCCCCCCGACTGGGCCTCATTCAGTGAAGCTGAACTCCAGTACCGCCTTATGATGTGCCGCCTCCAGTTACGAAAGATGGGTGAAGAAGACGGATCTATGGCGATCTTCAGTTTCTGGCCGGATGTCATCATGGTCAAGGAAGTCGGCGATCCCATGACGGTAGCGGATTATCTTGGGTTAAACCGAAAGGAGCTGCAGGCCCGTACAATGCTCGTCCAGGGACGGCAGAATACAAATTATGCGATAAATATCTATGCCTGTCATCCCTTCTTCATCCAGGGAATTGCGACCATGACCAATGGAGAAAACACGGCATTTATACCAATCAGAGAATTTCTCATGTCCCGGAAATTCCCCGGTTACGCCGGGTATCAGTCTGACTCGGAAGTATTCACCCATATCCTTCATTATACGAAGAATCATTTGGGGATGGGACTTGATATGTACAAACATATAATTACCCCTTTAAAAGACGAAGAGATTGAGAATCACCCAAACGCGATATGGCTGCGAAGGATAAAACAGAGCTGTCGCCCCTTGATTATTGACGGTCCGAACTGTGTTATCGGCTGTCTACCGGATAAAACCCTCTTCATGGTTCAAGACAGCAAAAAATTGCGCCCCGGTATTGTCGGCGGCAATCCGGGAATGTTCGCTTTTTCGTCTGAAATGTGCGGGCTTGATGCAACAATTCCAGCGCGGGATAAAAGTAAGGATTTTCAACCCATGAAATACGATACCGTTTCAGTAGGTCCAGAACGTCGGGAGGTGGAGATATGGAATCAAGGGGATGCATCACCCCATCTACATTAA
- a CDS encoding glutamate synthase-related protein translates to MESRGCITPSTLSTKDLPWRILWSKEKCTLCGSCTTVCPVRAIELGVHRKRMVNISIGLKEKPGNLFSVYHGIDQRTDPAHACVGCGMCNLVCPNNAIIPVHNEEIDKLRYHINVGGVPRRRGGRRNVPGSVLDQIKFIRISMLTDPALDAGRHEFELRTLLGRILPPEEVLKVTRENGWIPPIREIYPLIIGSMSFGALSPNMWEGLQMGVAYLNEELGMPVRMCTGEGGCPPRLLRSRFLKYVILQIASGYFGWDEIIHALPEMKEDPCAIEIKYGQGAKPGDGGLLMWYKVNKLIAAIRGVPAGVSLLSPPTHQTKYSIEESVAKMIQSMYMAWGFRVPVYPKISGTSTALAVLNNLTRNPYAAGLAIDGEDGGTGAAYNVSMDHMGHPIASNIRDAYLNLVKLGKQNEIPLFAGGGIGKSGNLAANAAALIMMGASGVQSGKYLMQAAAGCLGSESDRCNICNIGICPKGITSQDPRLDRRLDPEKVAERLVEVFLSFDTELKKIVAPLGRSTSLPIGMSDAIGIADHHAAERLSIRFVV, encoded by the coding sequence ATGGAATCAAGGGGATGCATCACCCCATCTACATTAAGCACAAAAGACCTTCCCTGGCGCATTCTCTGGAGTAAAGAGAAATGTACTCTCTGTGGGAGTTGTACGACGGTCTGCCCCGTTCGGGCTATTGAACTGGGCGTTCACAGGAAGCGGATGGTAAACATTTCCATCGGTTTGAAGGAAAAGCCCGGAAATCTCTTTAGTGTCTATCACGGTATTGACCAGCGTACAGATCCGGCCCACGCCTGCGTGGGGTGCGGGATGTGCAATCTCGTCTGTCCGAACAATGCCATTATACCCGTCCACAACGAGGAAATCGATAAACTGCGCTACCATATTAATGTCGGTGGAGTCCCGCGGCGAAGGGGCGGACGCCGCAATGTGCCGGGAAGTGTTCTCGACCAGATCAAATTTATTCGTATTTCCATGCTCACCGACCCTGCCTTGGACGCGGGAAGGCACGAGTTTGAACTCAGAACTCTTTTGGGGCGGATTTTGCCGCCGGAGGAGGTTTTAAAGGTCACTCGGGAAAACGGATGGATACCCCCGATAAGAGAGATTTATCCTCTCATCATCGGCAGCATGTCATTCGGTGCCCTCTCCCCCAACATGTGGGAAGGTCTTCAGATGGGAGTCGCCTATCTGAATGAAGAGCTGGGAATGCCTGTGCGGATGTGCACTGGCGAAGGAGGTTGCCCGCCGAGGCTCCTCAGATCCCGTTTTCTGAAATATGTCATCCTCCAGATTGCCAGCGGTTATTTCGGCTGGGATGAGATTATCCATGCACTTCCTGAGATGAAAGAAGACCCCTGTGCCATCGAAATCAAATATGGCCAGGGAGCTAAACCGGGCGATGGCGGCCTTTTGATGTGGTACAAGGTAAATAAACTGATTGCCGCCATTCGTGGTGTGCCTGCCGGTGTTAGTCTCCTCAGTCCGCCCACCCATCAGACGAAATACTCCATTGAGGAGTCCGTCGCCAAGATGATCCAGTCCATGTACATGGCGTGGGGCTTCCGGGTGCCGGTCTATCCGAAGATTTCCGGAACCAGTACGGCCCTGGCGGTTCTCAATAATTTGACACGGAATCCTTACGCGGCTGGCCTGGCGATAGACGGGGAGGATGGAGGCACCGGAGCGGCCTATAATGTTTCCATGGATCATATGGGTCATCCCATCGCCAGCAATATCCGGGACGCCTATCTGAACCTGGTCAAGCTCGGAAAACAAAACGAGATTCCTCTCTTTGCCGGAGGCGGCATCGGTAAGAGCGGCAACTTGGCGGCTAATGCAGCCGCCCTGATCATGATGGGGGCAAGCGGTGTACAGTCGGGAAAGTACCTGATGCAAGCCGCGGCCGGATGCCTCGGTTCAGAAAGCGATCGCTGCAACATTTGCAATATCGGTATCTGCCCGAAAGGAATTACTTCCCAGGACCCCCGTTTGGATCGACGACTCGACCCGGAGAAGGTAGCCGAACGTCTTGTGGAAGTCTTCTTAAGCTTTGACACGGAATTGAAAAAGATCGTCGCACCGTTGGGTCGCTCCACGTCGCTTCCCATCGGCATGTCCGACGCCATCGGCATTGCGGACCATCACGCCGCCGAGCGGCTCAGCATTAGGTTCGTTGTATAA
- a CDS encoding ammonium transporter codes for MNTGDTAWVLTSTALVLLMTMPGLAFFYGGLVRRKNVLSILMQCFIILAMISLQWMLWGYSLTFGPDIKGIIGNLDWFALKGVGGAPNADYAATIPHSAFMIFQCMFAVITPALMIGAYAERMKFSAFLVFTILWATFVYDPLGHWVWGTGGWLKNLGALDFAGGIVVHTSSGVSALVLAILLGKRVGTENGITYKPHNMPFAILGAGLLWFGWFGFNAGSALAANELAANAFITTNTATAAAAFTWPMIEWIVGGRPTALGCATGAVAGLVAITPACGFVTPINALFIGILVSIFCYIACAKIKAIFKYDDSLDVFGVHGVGGIWGTLATGLFAEKVVNEAGADGLLFGNAHQFMIQCLLVVAAVIFAVVMTVIIFKLVDAVIGMRVEKKAELVGLDLTQHSESGYTLIE; via the coding sequence ATGAATACAGGAGACACAGCATGGGTACTCACCTCTACAGCGCTGGTTCTGCTCATGACGATGCCGGGATTGGCCTTTTTTTATGGCGGCCTGGTGCGGAGAAAAAATGTTCTATCTATTTTAATGCAGTGTTTCATCATTTTGGCAATGATTAGTCTGCAATGGATGTTGTGGGGCTACTCATTGACCTTTGGTCCCGATATAAAAGGAATCATTGGGAACCTTGATTGGTTTGCCCTTAAGGGAGTAGGGGGAGCGCCGAACGCAGACTACGCGGCGACAATTCCCCATTCGGCATTCATGATTTTCCAGTGCATGTTTGCCGTGATTACACCGGCTTTGATGATCGGTGCGTATGCCGAGAGGATGAAATTCTCCGCTTTTTTAGTTTTTACGATCCTCTGGGCAACTTTTGTCTATGATCCATTAGGACACTGGGTCTGGGGGACGGGCGGTTGGTTGAAGAATCTCGGCGCCCTGGACTTCGCGGGCGGAATTGTTGTTCACACCAGTTCGGGCGTTTCCGCTCTGGTTTTGGCCATCCTGTTAGGCAAAAGGGTCGGGACCGAGAACGGGATAACCTATAAACCCCATAACATGCCATTCGCAATACTTGGTGCGGGGCTCCTCTGGTTCGGCTGGTTCGGCTTCAATGCGGGCAGCGCCCTGGCGGCAAATGAACTTGCCGCCAATGCATTCATTACAACCAACACAGCTACGGCAGCGGCTGCATTCACATGGCCTATGATTGAATGGATAGTCGGCGGTAGACCGACAGCCTTAGGCTGTGCCACCGGGGCCGTTGCCGGACTCGTCGCCATCACGCCCGCCTGTGGTTTTGTTACTCCCATAAACGCCCTGTTTATCGGCATTTTGGTGAGTATATTTTGTTACATTGCCTGCGCGAAAATAAAAGCTATTTTTAAATACGATGATTCTCTCGATGTCTTTGGTGTCCATGGCGTGGGCGGCATTTGGGGAACCCTTGCGACGGGTCTTTTTGCTGAAAAGGTTGTCAATGAAGCCGGTGCGGATGGGCTGCTTTTCGGCAATGCGCACCAGTTCATGATTCAATGCCTCCTTGTAGTGGCCGCTGTCATTTTTGCTGTCGTTATGACTGTGATCATCTTCAAACTGGTCGATGCTGTCATTGGAATGAGGGTTGAGAAGAAAGCGGAACTGGTTGGGCTCGACCTGACCCAGCACAGCGAATCTGGCTACACACTGATTGAATAG